A genomic stretch from Mesoplodon densirostris isolate mMesDen1 chromosome 3, mMesDen1 primary haplotype, whole genome shotgun sequence includes:
- the LOC132486908 gene encoding olfactory receptor 10T2-like codes for MAHKSGLTSPPPPPILVSESVPEKQWENATWLVTEFMLVGFSTFPGLRTTLFALFFLTYLVTLSGKVTIITMIHADRTLHTPMYRFLAVLSLSETCYTLVTIPNMLAHLLMESGAISIPRYWAQMFFFLGLGLSHCFLLTLMGYYRCVAASNAWSILLRQHPVLKLSCPGSASKALAIFFLTILVVLVSFLLILLSYTFIVAALLRMPSAASWHKAFSTCAAHLAVVIVHFGCASIIYLRPESRGNQDQDHLVAVLYTVVTLLLNPVVYTLRNKDVRVASRRTLARSRGVLKINTRPKFWP; via the exons ATGGCGCATAAATCAGGACTCACCTCTCCACCGCCTCCACCCATCCTCGTCTCAGAGTCG GTTCCTGAGAAGCAGTGGGAAAATGCCACCTGGCTGGTGACGGAGTTCATGCTGGTGGGTTTCTCCACCTTCCCAGGCCTGAGGACCACCCTCTTTGCACTGTTCTTCCTCACATACTTGGTTACCCTGAGTGGCAaagtcaccatcatcaccatgatACATGCGGATCGGACCCTGCACACTCCCATGTACCGCTTCCTGGCCGTGCTGTCCCTCTCTGAGACCTGCTACACGCTGGTCACCATCCCCAATATGCTGGCTCATCTGCTCATGGAGAGTGGAGCTATCTCCATCCCTCGCTATTGGGCTCAGATGTTCTTCTTCCTGGGCCTGGGACTCAGCCACTGCTTCCTCCTTACCCTGATGGGTTACTACCGCTGCGTTGCCGCCT CGAACGCGTGGAGCATTCTTCTGCGACAGCACCCGGTCCTGAAGCTCAGCTGCCCGGGGAGTGCCAGCAAAGCGCTGGCCATCTTCTTCCTGACTATCCTCGTGGTGCTGGTCtccttcctcctcatcctcctctcCTACACCTTCATTGTGGCCGCCCTCCTGAGGATGCCCTCAGCAGCCAGCTGGCACAAGGCCTTCTCCACCTGTGCGGCCCACCTCGCTGTGGTCATTGTGCATTTTGGCTGCGCCTCCATCATCTACCTGAGGCCTGAGTCCAGAGGAAACCAGGACCAGGACCACCTGGTGGCTGTGCTCTACACGGTGGTGACACTGCTGCTGAACCCGGTGGTATACACTCTGCGCAATAAAGATGTGAGGGTGGCATCGAGGAGGACCCTGGCGCGAAGCCgcggagttttaaaaataaacactcgTCCTAAGTTCTGGCCCTAG